The DNA sequence CTTCGGTCGCGACTCGATCTGGGCGGCGCGGATGCTCCTCCCGCTCGGCACCGAGACGGCGGCCTCGACGCTTCGCGTCCTCGCGCGGTTCCAGGGCACCGAGACCGTCGCCGAGACCGCCGAGCAGCCGGGCAAGATCATGCACGAGCTCCGGTCCGGCACGCTCACCATCCCGGGCGAAGGGGTCGTGCTCCCACCGCTCTACTACGGCACGGTCGACGCGACCGCGCTGTGGGTCTGCCTGCTGCACGACGCGTGGCGCTGGGGCATGCCGGGTCACGAGGTGGAGGCGCTCCTCCCGCACCTCGAGGCGGCGCTCGCCTGGATGCGCGATTACGGCGACAGCGACGGGGACGGCTTCCTCGAGTACGTCGACTCGACCGGCCACGGACTCGCCAACCAGGGCTGGAAGGACTCCGGCGACTCCATCCAGTGGAGGGACGGCACCCTCGCTGAGGGCCCGATCGCCCTGTGCGAGGTCCAGGCGTACGCCTACGAGGCCGCGATCGGAGGGGCCGACCTGCTCGACGCCTTCGGGCGGCCCGGCGCCGACCGGTGGCGTCAGTGGGCCGCAGCGTTGAAGCAGCGGTTCGCCGACGAGTTCTGGATCGACGCGCCGGACGGCGCATACCCGGCCGTCGCCCTCGATGCCTCCAAGCGCCGCGTCGACACGCTGACCAGCAACATCGGCCACCTTCTCGGCACCGGAATCCTTACCCCGGAGCAGTCCGAGCTCGTGGCCCGTCGACTGGTGTCGCCCGAGCTCTCCTCGGGCTACGGTCTTCGCACCATGTCGACGGACTCCGACGGCTACTGGCCGCTGAGCTACCACGGTGGCAGCGTCTGGGCGCACGACACGGCCATCGCCGTGCTCGGGCTCGCACGGGACGGGCACCGCGAGGAGGCCGCCGTCCTCGCCGACGGCCTGCTCGCCGCCGCCGAGGGCTTCGGCTACCGCATGCCGGAGCTGCACTCGGGCGACAGCGCGACGGACAGTGCCGTCCCGGTTCCGTACCCTGCGGCCTGCCGCCCCCAGGCCTGGTCGGCCGCAGCCGCCGTGGCCGTCCTCCAGGCGAAGCTCGGGCTGACCGCCGACGCCCCGGCCGAGCGCCTCGACGTCGACCCCGATCCGTCGGCCGGTTTCATGCGGGTGCACGGCGTTCGCTTCGCCGGAGAACCGCGCGACATCGCCGCGGGGTGACCGGAGCGAGATCGGATCCGTCGGGTGGCGCGGCTCGACGGTCGGTTACAGCTGCGCCATGATCTGGCGCGCGATCACGCGACCGGCCCGATTCGCGCCGATCGTCGACGCCTGAGGGCCGTAGCCCGCGAGGAAGATCCGCGGATCCTGCCAGGACGCACCGGAGGCGACGGTGAGACCTCCCGCCTTCTCGCGGAGGCGCAGCGGAGCGAGGTGCCGCAGCTCGGGCCGGAACCCGGTCGCCCAGATGATCGCGTCCGCGGGTGTCCTCGTCCCGTCGGGCCAGACCACGGCACGCTCCTCGATCCGCGTGAACATGGGCCGCTCCTTCAGCAGCCCGCGCTCGACTCCGGCGGCGATGCGCCTGGTGCGCGGGACCCCCGTGCCGCTCACAATGCTCGGCAGGGCCTTGCCGGCGCGGGCGGCGGCGTCCTGCTGCGCCACGGCGGCAACGCCGCCCTCGATGGTCAGTTCGGACTCGTCGCGGAATTCGACCGGACGACGGGTCGCCCAGGCCAGCGACGACGCGACGCCCTCCAGCTCCAGCAGGAAGCCGATCGCGCTCGTCCCTCCCCCGACCACGACCACCGACTGACCGGCGAACTCCTGCGCCGAGCGGTAGGTGGAGGTGTGGACGTGCCGCCCCGCGAAGTCGCCCATGCCGGGGTAGTACGGGATGAACGGCGAGCCCCATGTCCCGCTCGCGTTGACGACCATGCGCGTGATGGTCTCGCCCTCGCTGTGCTGCACCACGAGATCGGCACCGCGATCGAAGACGCTCGACACGGCGACCGGCCGGCGGACATCGAGGCCGAAGTGCTCCTCGTAGCGCCGGTAGTAGCCGGCGACGATGTCACGGGCCGGGAGGGACCGGTCGGCCGTCTCGAAGCTGAGCCCGAGCTCGGCCATCCCGGGGAGGTCGGTGACGTGGTGGGCGCTCCCGAGCTTGAGCGCGTCCCACCGGTGCTGCCAGGCGCCTCCGGTGCTCGGACCCCGGTCGTAGACAAGGAAATCGACGCCCGGATCGAGCTCGAATCGACGCAGATAGTAGGCGACCGCGAGGCCCGCCTGACCGGCGCCGATGACCACGACCTGGGTCTGCGTCGTCGTCGTGCTCACCCACTCATCCCATCATTTCCCGCTGTGCGGCGACACCGGGCTCACAGGGCCCACCATGCTAAACTCGATGCTAGTTTTTCTTGTTTCTGTTCATCTCCCGGGATCCCGCCCGGGCTGGGACCAAAAGGGGGTCACGCATGGGGCGCGGCCGTCAGAAGGCGAAGCACACCAAGATCGCTCGCCAGTTGAAGTCTTTCAGCCCTGACGTCAACTACGACGCTCTCGAGCGCGAGTTGACCGGGCATTCCCACAACGACGACAGTCAGTACGACAAGTGGGCGGACTACGAGCCCGCCAGCACGTACGAGTACGACGACGAGGACGAAGAGACCGGTACGCCCAAGCGCGCCTGACCTGCACCTCAGAAGCCGGCCCCCCGGGCCGTCACCGCGCGGAACAACCCGAACAGTCCCACCACGCCTCCGACCGTCACCAGCGCCGCGCCGACGAGGAGGAACAGGTCCTGGGCTGTGGCCGCCGTCGGTCCCGTTGCGGTCGGGTCGCCGACGGGCAACGACGAAGACGGGCCGGCCGGCGGCCGGACGCGGAGCGGGCCCGCGCCTCCCCCGGCGCTCGGTGTGCCGACGCCGACCGCCCCGGCGGGAGCGACCGCGGGCAACGCGACCGTCGCCGAGGCGGTCGTCACACCGGCGCTCGACCGCTGCAGCAGGACGAAGAACGTGGAGGCGCCCGATCCGGCCGCGCGCGGCACCAGCGGAACCGTCACGGTCGCAGACGCCTGGCCGTCTGCCAGCACCACCGTGCCACGACTCGCGACGTAGTCGGAGCCGGCGTGAGCGGTCCCGTCCGCCGTCGTGTACTCGACCGTTGCCTCGCCGGTCGCGATCGTTCGGCTCACCGTGAGAAGGGCGTCCGCGCTGCCGGCCACGACGCTGTCGGCCGCGACGGACAGCGGGCCGCTCGCGGGCGTCGCGGCGACGACGGTGGACGCTGTCGCCGCCCGCAACGTCGACCCCTCGGCGGGGACGTACCGCGCCTCGATCGTGTGCGAGCCGGCCGAGGGCAGCGGGATTCTCGCGCGAGCCACACCTCCAGGACCGAGGGAGGCGGCGACCGGTTCGCCGCCGTCGACCGCGAACTGAACCGTGCCCGTCTCAGGCGCGCCGAGCAGCATGCGGGTCACGACCGCCGTGACCGTGACGGTGCTTCCGGCGGGCGCGGACGAGTCCGCGCCGATGGTCACGACGGTGGCGTCGGTGCACGCCGGCGCTGGGTCGCCCAGCGAGACGGTCTGCCCGTCCAGCCGCCACGAGGCCGACGGGTCGGCCGCGGCGTCGAAGGTGAGCGCCCAGACGCCGTGGTGCTCGCCCGGTTCGAATGCGCCCGGTTGGCCGCGATCGGGTCCCCCGACGGTCACGTCGTTGTCGCCGGCTCCTGGGGCGAGGGTCGCCGTCGTGGAGGCGGTGGAGCGGTATCCGAGCACGACGGTCCGGGCGGTGACCGCGCCGAGCGGGGCATCCTGCGCGCAGTCGACCAGCGGAACGACGGCGGCCGGCTCGGTGGGCACAGGAGCACCGGTGGGCACAGGAGCACCCGTGGGCACAGGAGCGGGTGAGGCGGCGCCGGCCGGCATTGCCACGCTCAGCGCGGCCCCGAGGGCGATGCCCACCACGGCGGCTCCGCAGGCCCAGCGAACGAGGGCATGCGGACGGCTCACAGGTCATGACTCTAACGGCTGGAGGCCGGCCGCCGCTCGGACCAAAAAGGGTGACGCGACGGCGATGCGTCAGGCTGCGGCGTAAGAACCGACGAGGCGCACCGCGCCTCCATCGACTCCCTTGGCGCCCTGCTCGAACCCGGTGAGGTCACGGGCCGTCGTCGAGACCGCGCCCGCCCGCCAGGTCGGGATCCCATCGGCCGTGACGGCCGCCGCGATGGCGTCTGCGTGCTCGGGGGCCACCACGGCGAACATGCCGATGCCGAGGTTCCAAGTGCCTTCGCTCGACTCCAGGCTGCTGCCGGCGAGGTCGCTCAGAACGCGGAACACGGGCGACGGCGACCAGGTCGATCGGTCCACCTCCACCCACGAGCCGACCGGCAGGACTCGCGCGAGGTTGGCCGCGATGCCGCCGCCGGTCACGTGGCTGAGCGAGTGGACGGCACCGTCGAAGCGGTCGTCGCCGAGCACACGGAGGAGCGGGGCGGTGTAGAGGCGCGTGGGCTCGAGCAGCGCCTCCCCGACGACGCCGCCGAACTCCTCCGAGCGGTCGGTGAATCCGATGGCGCGCTGAGCGAGGATGTGGCGGACCAGCGAGAAGCCGTTCGAGTGGAGGCCGGAGGAGGCCATCGCCAGGACGACGTCGCCGTCCTGCACGCGCTCGGCACCGAGGACCCGGTCGGCCTCGACCGCTCCGACAGCCGCGCCGGCCACGTCGTAGTCGTCCGCGCCGAGCAGACCGGGGTGCTCCGCGGTCTCGCCCCCGACGAGCGCCGTGCCGGTCGCCTCGCAGGCACGCGCGATTCCCGCCACGATCGCCGCGATGCGCTCGGGGACGACCTTGCCGCAGGCGATGTAGTCGGTCATGAACAGCGGGCGAGCGCCGACCACGACGATGTCGTCGACGACCATGCCGACGAGATCCTGACCGATGGTGTCGTGCTTGTCGAGCGCCTGAGCGATCGCCACCTTGGTGCCGACCCCGTCGGTCGAGGTGGCGAGCAGCGGGCGGCGGAAATCTTTGAGGGCGGACACGTCGAACAACCCGGCGAACCCGCCGACGCCGCCGAGCACCTCCCGGCCCTGTGTGCGCGAGACGGCGGCCTTCATCAGCTCGACGGCCCGGTCGCCCGCGGCGGTGTCGACGCCGGCGGCGGCGTACGAGGAGGACGAGGATGCGCTGCTGTCGGTCACCGGACAATCGTACCGGTGGGCTCTCGGCCGGGTCGCGTCCCCGACGGTCGGCCCGAGCGGGCCGGGTGTTGACCCGGCGAAAGGTCGGCGCTACGGTTACTAAACCACTAGGTTGATAAAGGGCGTGGTTGAACAAATGGAAGACGCGCTGGACCGGGCGTTCGCGGCCCTGGCCGATCCCGTGCGACGGGCCATCGTCGCGCGGCTCAGCCGGGGCCCGTCGACCCTGGGCGAGCTCGCGGAGCCGTTCGACATCACCCCCCAGGCCGTCTCCAAGCACATCAGCGTGCTGGAGGCGGCGGGCCTCGTCATCCGGACCCGGGAGGCGCAGCGCCGCCCGGTCCACCTAGACCCGGCCGCCCTCGAGCGCCTGACCGCGTGGATCGACCGCTACCGGCTGGAAGCGGAATCGCGGTACCGGCGCCTCGACTCGCTGCTCGCCGACGAGCACGTCGAGCAGCACCGGAGCAAGGAGAAGGAATCATGAGCAACCCCGTCATCATCGACGCCCGACCGGGCACCCCGTACGCCGACATCACCCGCGAGTTCGAGGCACCGGTCGAGGCCGTGTTCCGCGCCCACGCGGACCCCGAGCTCTATGCGACCTGGATCGGTCCACGCGGGCTCGAGACGACCGTCACGCAGTGGGACTTCCGGAGCGGAGGCGGCTACGCGTTCGAGCAGCGCGACAAGGAGGGTGTCTACGCGTTCCGCGGCGTCTTCCACACCGTGATCGAGAACGAACTGATCATCCAGACCTTCGAGTACCTCGGCGCACCGGGTGAGGTCAGCCTTGACCGCCGGTTCGAGGCGCTTCCCGAGGGCCGCTCCCGGCTCGCCGGCCACTCCGTGTTCACCTCCGTGGAGGCGCTGGAGGGCATGATCGCGTCCGGCATGGAATACGGCGTCCGCGAAGGCTACGAGAAGCTCGACGAGCTCCTGGCACGCTGACGCCGCCGGTCCTACTCCTGCCGGCCCGGGTCGCCGAAGCTGAGCAGCGGCTCCAGCTCGCTGTCCGGCCCGGGCTCGCAGCCGTCGGACGTCGCGTCCGAGCCGTCGTCCGTGGGCGCGACGGCCGGTCGCTCGAGCAGATTCTTGCCCAGGTGGTGGGCGTCGGGGAGCTCGATCGGGTACTTGCCGGTGAAGCACGCGGTGCAGAGGCGCTCGCGCGGCTGCTCGGTGGCGGCGATCATGCCGTCCTCCGAGAGGTAGCCGAGGCTGTCCGCGCCGATCGACTGGCGCACCTCCTCGACCCCGAGGCCGGTGGCGATGAGCTCGGCGCGCGACGCGAAGTCGATGCCGTAGAAGCAGGGCCACGTGATGGGCGGGCTCGAGATCCGGACGTGCACCTCGGCGGCCCCCGCCTCCCGCAGCATGGACACCAGGGCGCGCTGCGTGTTTCCGCGGACGATCGAGTCGTCGACGACGACGAGGCGCTTGCCCTTGATGACCTCCTTCAGCGGGTTCAGCTTGAGCTTGATGCCGCGCTGGCGGATGGTCTGCGACGGCTGGATGAACGTCCGGCCGACGTAGGAGTTCTTGACGAGTCCCTGCCCGAACGGGATGCCCGACGCCTGGGCGTAGCCGATCGCCGCCGGCGTTCCCGACTCGGGCGTCGGGATGACGAGGTCGGCCTCGACCTCGTGCTCGCGCGCCAGCTGACGCCCCATCTCGACGCGGGCCTCGTAGACGCCGCGGCCCGCGATGGTCGTGTCCGGGCGGGCGAGGTAGACGTACTCGAAGACGCAGCCCGCCCGCTTCTCCTCGGCGAAACGGCGGCTGCGCAGCCCGTTCTCATCGATGGCGATCAGCTCGCCGGGCTCGACCTCGCGCACGAAGCTCGCGCCGACGATGTCGAGCGCCGCGGTCTCGGAGGCGACGACCCAGCCGCGCTCCAGCCGGCCGAGCACGAGCGGGCGGACGCCCTGCGGGTCGCGCGCGGCGTACAGGGTGTGCTCGTCCATGAACACGAGGCAGAAGGCGCCGCGGAGACGCGGGAGCACCTCCACCGCGGTCGCCTCGAGCGTGTGGTCGAGGTCGCCCGTGAGGAGCGCCGTGACCACGGCGGTGTCGGTCGTGTTGCCGCGCGACAGCTCGCCATCGTGCTGCGGGTAGCGCTCGTGGACGAGTTGCATCAGCTCGGCGGTGTTGGTCAGGTTGCCGTTGTGCCCGAGGGCGACGGTGCCGCTGGACGTGCTCCCCAGCGTCGGCTGCGCGTTCTGCCAGCTGGAGGCGCCGGTCGTCGAGTAGCGCGTGTGGCCGACGGCGAT is a window from the Leifsonia sp. AG29 genome containing:
- a CDS encoding glycogen debranching N-terminal domain-containing protein; the encoded protein is MTTASTSTHTSPPRPSTTPFEHDPGDTKPPMTQPLQPLLHDSVVTLTAPSQVWSASDGSAGTRAIHGFYHSDLRLLDRIRLTVDGAAPEHIATATPDAATAVFTSLARGIDDATADPRVRIDQTRTTAPGRLDERIVVRNALGSAVRATLAVDLSADFTPMQEVKAGLRGSAAPITRQTTAAGLVFRSGDVSVTLSAPDTSFTADETSLTFRWQIDVPANGEVALAWSAAVDDPTAVVAGAAPSAEWSAFRAETGDSRLAAWLSRALADLQSLRMTTVAHPDDVFLAAGAPWFFTLFGRDSIWAARMLLPLGTETAASTLRVLARFQGTETVAETAEQPGKIMHELRSGTLTIPGEGVVLPPLYYGTVDATALWVCLLHDAWRWGMPGHEVEALLPHLEAALAWMRDYGDSDGDGFLEYVDSTGHGLANQGWKDSGDSIQWRDGTLAEGPIALCEVQAYAYEAAIGGADLLDAFGRPGADRWRQWAAALKQRFADEFWIDAPDGAYPAVALDASKRRVDTLTSNIGHLLGTGILTPEQSELVARRLVSPELSSGYGLRTMSTDSDGYWPLSYHGGSVWAHDTAIAVLGLARDGHREEAAVLADGLLAAAEGFGYRMPELHSGDSATDSAVPVPYPAACRPQAWSAAAAVAVLQAKLGLTADAPAERLDVDPDPSAGFMRVHGVRFAGEPRDIAAG
- a CDS encoding NAD(P)-binding domain-containing protein, encoding MSTTTTQTQVVVIGAGQAGLAVAYYLRRFELDPGVDFLVYDRGPSTGGAWQHRWDALKLGSAHHVTDLPGMAELGLSFETADRSLPARDIVAGYYRRYEEHFGLDVRRPVAVSSVFDRGADLVVQHSEGETITRMVVNASGTWGSPFIPYYPGMGDFAGRHVHTSTYRSAQEFAGQSVVVVGGGTSAIGFLLELEGVASSLAWATRRPVEFRDESELTIEGGVAAVAQQDAAARAGKALPSIVSGTGVPRTRRIAAGVERGLLKERPMFTRIEERAVVWPDGTRTPADAIIWATGFRPELRHLAPLRLREKAGGLTVASGASWQDPRIFLAGYGPQASTIGANRAGRVIARQIMAQL
- a CDS encoding DUF3073 domain-containing protein, yielding MGRGRQKAKHTKIARQLKSFSPDVNYDALERELTGHSHNDDSQYDKWADYEPASTYEYDDEDEETGTPKRA
- a CDS encoding Calx-beta domain-containing protein; translated protein: MSRPHALVRWACGAAVVGIALGAALSVAMPAGAASPAPVPTGAPVPTGAPVPTEPAAVVPLVDCAQDAPLGAVTARTVVLGYRSTASTTATLAPGAGDNDVTVGGPDRGQPGAFEPGEHHGVWALTFDAAADPSASWRLDGQTVSLGDPAPACTDATVVTIGADSSAPAGSTVTVTAVVTRMLLGAPETGTVQFAVDGGEPVAASLGPGGVARARIPLPSAGSHTIEARYVPAEGSTLRAATASTVVAATPASGPLSVAADSVVAGSADALLTVSRTIATGEATVEYTTADGTAHAGSDYVASRGTVVLADGQASATVTVPLVPRAAGSGASTFFVLLQRSSAGVTTASATVALPAVAPAGAVGVGTPSAGGGAGPLRVRPPAGPSSSLPVGDPTATGPTAATAQDLFLLVGAALVTVGGVVGLFGLFRAVTARGAGF
- the purM gene encoding phosphoribosylformylglycinamidine cyclo-ligase; this translates as MTDSSASSSSSYAAAGVDTAAGDRAVELMKAAVSRTQGREVLGGVGGFAGLFDVSALKDFRRPLLATSTDGVGTKVAIAQALDKHDTIGQDLVGMVVDDIVVVGARPLFMTDYIACGKVVPERIAAIVAGIARACEATGTALVGGETAEHPGLLGADDYDVAGAAVGAVEADRVLGAERVQDGDVVLAMASSGLHSNGFSLVRHILAQRAIGFTDRSEEFGGVVGEALLEPTRLYTAPLLRVLGDDRFDGAVHSLSHVTGGGIAANLARVLPVGSWVEVDRSTWSPSPVFRVLSDLAGSSLESSEGTWNLGIGMFAVVAPEHADAIAAAVTADGIPTWRAGAVSTTARDLTGFEQGAKGVDGGAVRLVGSYAAA
- a CDS encoding ArsR/SmtB family transcription factor, yielding MEDALDRAFAALADPVRRAIVARLSRGPSTLGELAEPFDITPQAVSKHISVLEAAGLVIRTREAQRRPVHLDPAALERLTAWIDRYRLEAESRYRRLDSLLADEHVEQHRSKEKES
- a CDS encoding SRPBCC family protein, which encodes MSNPVIIDARPGTPYADITREFEAPVEAVFRAHADPELYATWIGPRGLETTVTQWDFRSGGGYAFEQRDKEGVYAFRGVFHTVIENELIIQTFEYLGAPGEVSLDRRFEALPEGRSRLAGHSVFTSVEALEGMIASGMEYGVREGYEKLDELLAR
- the purF gene encoding amidophosphoribosyltransferase yields the protein MAGGDGLLSHELLPGEKGPQDACGVFGVWAPGEEVAKLSYFGLYALQHRGQESAGIATSDGSKILIYKDMGLVSQVFNENALNSLPGHIAVGHTRYSTTGASSWQNAQPTLGSTSSGTVALGHNGNLTNTAELMQLVHERYPQHDGELSRGNTTDTAVVTALLTGDLDHTLEATAVEVLPRLRGAFCLVFMDEHTLYAARDPQGVRPLVLGRLERGWVVASETAALDIVGASFVREVEPGELIAIDENGLRSRRFAEEKRAGCVFEYVYLARPDTTIAGRGVYEARVEMGRQLAREHEVEADLVIPTPESGTPAAIGYAQASGIPFGQGLVKNSYVGRTFIQPSQTIRQRGIKLKLNPLKEVIKGKRLVVVDDSIVRGNTQRALVSMLREAGAAEVHVRISSPPITWPCFYGIDFASRAELIATGLGVEEVRQSIGADSLGYLSEDGMIAATEQPRERLCTACFTGKYPIELPDAHHLGKNLLERPAVAPTDDGSDATSDGCEPGPDSELEPLLSFGDPGRQE